A region of Nitrososphaerota archaeon DNA encodes the following proteins:
- the hisI gene encoding phosphoribosyl-AMP cyclohydrolase, protein MNEIKINELDFKKNNGLIPVIVQDFKTRKVLMLAYMNETALRKTLETGYAFYWSRSRKKIWMKGETSGNIQKVKRIFADCDNDAILLIVEQIGNACHKNKKSCFHNKISEANFFEEKINKEFLERVIEYYKNAYIVKMPWAGKDKDKKYMYVVNPITEHIPPPEPEILEWIAEIIDKITPNDFDKVLTIEALGIPIATLVANRKGKPLAIVRKRAFHESNMEIPSIEYTSGFESGRYYLYGIKKGESVLLIDDMVSTGGTLIALIKLLTNLRIKIVDVVCAIEKPDYGGSEAVKKEAGISIKTIFQVFIKNGKAYARLNPMIEKLI, encoded by the coding sequence TTGAATGAAATTAAAATAAATGAATTAGATTTTAAAAAGAATAATGGATTAATTCCAGTAATAGTTCAAGATTTTAAAACTAGAAAAGTATTAATGCTTGCATACATGAATGAAACTGCTCTTAGAAAAACATTAGAAACTGGATATGCTTTTTATTGGAGTAGATCTAGAAAGAAGATATGGATGAAGGGAGAAACATCAGGAAACATTCAAAAAGTAAAAAGAATATTTGCTGATTGTGATAATGATGCTATTTTATTAATTGTTGAACAAATTGGAAATGCTTGCCATAAAAATAAAAAATCTTGTTTTCATAATAAAATTTCTGAAGCAAATTTTTTTGAAGAGAAAATTAATAAAGAATTTTTAGAAAGAGTTATAGAATATTATAAAAATGCATATATTGTTAAAATGCCTTGGGCTGGTAAAGATAAAGATAAAAAATACATGTATGTAGTTAATCCAATAACTGAGCATATCCCTCCACCTGAGCCTGAAATATTAGAATGGATAGCTGAAATAATAGATAAGATTACTCCTAATGATTTTGATAAAGTTCTTACAATTGAAGCTTTAGGAATACCCATAGCTACCCTTGTAGCTAATAGGAAAGGAAAACCTTTAGCTATAGTAAGAAAAAGAGCATTTCATGAATCTAATATGGAAATCCCATCGATTGAATATACTTCTGGATTTGAATCTGGAAGATACTACTTATATGGTATAAAAAAAGGAGAAAGTGTATTATTAATAGATGATATGGTTTCAACAGGAGGGACTCTTATAGCATTAATTAAGCTTTTAACTAATTTAAGGATAAAAATAGTAGATGTTGTATGTGCTATTGAAAAACCAGATTATGGAGGAAGTGAAGCTGTTAAAAAAGAAGCTGGAATAAGTATTAAAACTATATTTCAAGTTTTCATTAAAAATGGAAAAGCATATGCAAGATTAAATCCTATGATTGAAAAATTAATTTAA
- the hisF gene encoding imidazole glycerol phosphate synthase subunit HisF yields MTLTKRIIPCLDTYRGRVVKGIHFKNLKDAGDPAELAKYYCNESADEIVFLDITASVEKRKILKNMVRKVAYELTIPFTVGGGIRNIEDARTVLCNGADKVSINTAAIENPKIISKLSKIFGKQCIVIAIDAKRRYDLDKRKTIIKTNEGKCWFEVYIYGGRKPTGIDAIKWAEKVSKLGAGELLVTSIDRDGTKMGYDLDLIKAITKRVNIPVIASGGAGKIEHILEAFTIAKADAALAASIFHYGIYRIKDVKEFLLKRGVKVRLE; encoded by the coding sequence TTGACATTAACTAAAAGGATAATTCCATGTTTAGATACATATCGTGGTAGAGTTGTAAAAGGCATACATTTTAAAAATTTAAAGGATGCTGGAGATCCTGCAGAATTAGCAAAGTATTATTGTAATGAAAGTGCTGATGAAATAGTTTTTTTAGATATAACAGCATCAGTTGAGAAAAGAAAAATTTTAAAAAATATGGTTCGAAAAGTTGCATATGAATTAACAATTCCATTTACTGTTGGAGGTGGAATTCGTAATATAGAAGATGCTAGAACAGTTTTATGTAATGGAGCTGATAAAGTTTCAATAAATACTGCAGCTATTGAAAATCCAAAAATTATTTCAAAACTTTCAAAAATTTTTGGTAAACAATGCATTGTTATTGCGATAGATGCAAAAAGAAGATATGATCTTGATAAAAGGAAGACAATTATTAAAACTAATGAAGGAAAATGCTGGTTTGAAGTTTATATTTATGGTGGTCGTAAACCAACAGGAATAGATGCAATTAAATGGGCTGAAAAAGTTTCAAAGCTTGGTGCAGGAGAATTGCTTGTTACATCGATTGATAGAGATGGGACTAAGATGGGATATGATTTGGATCTTATTAAAGCAATAACTAAAAGAGTTAATATTCCAGTAATAGCTAGTGGTGGAGCTGGAAAAATTGAGCATATTCTTGAAGCTTTTACTATTGCTAAAGCTGATGCAGCTCTTGCAGCATCAATTTTTCATTATGGAATATATAGAATAAAAGATGTTAAAGAGTTTTTATTAAAAAGAGGTGTAAAAGTTCGTCTTGAATGA
- the hisA gene encoding 1-(5-phosphoribosyl)-5-[(5-phosphoribosylamino)methylideneamino]imidazole-4-carboxamide isomerase: MKVFPSIDIFNGKVAKLKQGKIETVKFYEEFGSPIEAAKKWESLGADALHVIDLNAAFNIGNNRRYIYEIIKSVNIPIQVGGGIRSIKDIEYFLNIGAKRVIIGSLAFSSNKIVKEILKEFNEESLIIALDHVNGIVMINGWRSSTGMRIEEAIKKFKEDGFKLFLVTSILKDGLISGTDFNILRKMCNIGGIEIFAAGGIATMNDIISLKNIGISAIVIGSALYEGILNLNEIIKQIRE, translated from the coding sequence ATGAAAGTTTTTCCATCAATAGATATATTTAATGGGAAAGTTGCTAAGCTTAAACAAGGAAAAATTGAAACAGTAAAATTTTATGAAGAATTTGGCTCTCCCATAGAAGCTGCTAAAAAATGGGAATCATTAGGAGCAGATGCGCTTCATGTTATTGATTTAAATGCAGCTTTTAATATTGGAAATAATAGGAGGTATATTTATGAAATAATTAAATCTGTTAATATTCCAATTCAAGTTGGTGGAGGTATTAGAAGCATAAAAGATATAGAATATTTTTTAAATATTGGTGCTAAAAGGGTTATAATTGGATCGCTTGCTTTTTCTTCAAATAAAATTGTTAAAGAAATTTTAAAAGAATTTAATGAAGAAAGTTTGATTATAGCATTGGATCACGTAAATGGAATAGTTATGATCAATGGATGGCGTTCTTCTACTGGAATGCGTATAGAAGAAGCTATTAAAAAATTTAAAGAAGATGGATTTAAATTGTTTTTAGTCACATCAATATTAAAAGATGGTTTGATTAGTGGAACTGATTTTAATATTTTAAGGAAAATGTGTAATATTGGAGGAATTGAAATTTTTGCAGCAGGAGGAATAGCAACAATGAATGATATAATCTCATTGAAAAATATTGGTATTTCTGCTATTGTGATTGGAAGTGCTTTATATGAAGGAATTTTGAATCTTAATGAGATAATAAAGCAAATTAGAGAGTGA
- the hisH gene encoding imidazole glycerol phosphate synthase subunit HisH, which produces MIRLLIIDYGVGNLFSIKTSFKKFNNVNVSISSKIRKIENFDIIILPGVGNFSEASRKIKNFKNNLKEAIENGSILFGICLGMHLLFSKSEEGLGEGLEILNGKVVKLSSKLKLPHIGWNTIKIIKKNEIIQNIQNNSFFYFAHSYHPIPEDDNVIIAKTLYGKFFPSIIAYRNIYGTQFHPEKSSINGLKILENLLKIAKR; this is translated from the coding sequence ATGATTAGATTATTAATAATTGATTATGGTGTAGGAAACTTATTTAGTATAAAAACTTCTTTTAAAAAATTTAATAATGTTAATGTATCAATATCTTCTAAAATTAGAAAAATTGAAAATTTTGATATAATAATTCTTCCAGGTGTAGGAAATTTTTCAGAAGCTTCAAGAAAAATAAAAAATTTTAAAAATAACCTAAAAGAAGCTATAGAAAATGGATCAATATTATTTGGAATATGTTTAGGAATGCATCTTTTATTTTCTAAAAGTGAAGAAGGTTTAGGAGAAGGTTTAGAAATATTGAATGGAAAAGTTGTTAAATTATCTTCTAAATTAAAATTGCCACACATTGGTTGGAATACAATAAAAATAATTAAAAAAAATGAAATAATTCAAAATATTCAAAACAATTCATTTTTCTATTTTGCACACTCATATCATCCAATCCCAGAAGATGATAATGTGATTATTGCTAAAACTCTTTATGGAAAATTTTTCCCATCTATCATAGCTTATAGAAATATTTATGGTACTCAATTCCATCCAGAGAAATCTAGTATAAATGGTTTGAAAATTTTAGAAAATTTATTAAAAATTGCTAAAAGGTGA
- the hisB gene encoding imidazoleglycerol-phosphate dehydratase HisB — protein sequence MRKAEITRETRETKIILSLNIDGEGISEIDTPITFLNHLLKTFSTHSLIDLRISAKGDLSHHIIEDIAICLGKAIDSALKDRDNLTRFGYAIVPMDDSLAIAAIDLVRRPYAKIDLNLSNESVEGVNCEDIKHFLETLALSIPATIHISVKYGVNNHHKIEASFKALALSIRKAIEIDYKKKEIPSTKGVM from the coding sequence TTGCGTAAAGCTGAAATTACAAGAGAGACAAGAGAAACAAAAATAATATTAAGTTTAAATATTGATGGAGAAGGGATATCTGAAATTGATACTCCAATAACATTTTTAAATCATTTACTTAAAACTTTTTCAACTCATAGTTTAATAGATTTAAGAATTTCAGCTAAAGGAGATTTGTCACATCATATAATAGAAGATATAGCAATATGCTTAGGTAAAGCAATAGATTCAGCTTTAAAAGATAGAGATAATTTAACAAGGTTTGGTTATGCCATTGTTCCAATGGATGACTCATTAGCTATAGCTGCCATAGATTTGGTTAGAAGACCTTATGCAAAAATTGATTTAAATTTATCTAATGAGAGTGTTGAAGGAGTTAATTGTGAAGATATAAAGCATTTTTTAGAAACATTAGCTCTTTCTATACCAGCTACAATTCACATAAGTGTTAAATATGGAGTTAATAATCATCATAAAATTGAGGCTTCTTTTAAAGCATTAGCTCTTTCGATAAGAAAAGCAATCGAAATAGATTATAAGAAGAAAGAAATTCCAAGTACAAAAGGGGTAATGTAA
- the hisC gene encoding histidinol-phosphate transaminase, with amino-acid sequence MRFSEEVLNILKNLEKLDTYPIPSLSEISKKYNIPKSEIIRLNANENFFIPKSFLREIAIEAINDINLNIYPENELYISLKNSISDYLQLKNEYIALGNGSDDLINLLIQIFVNNKCKVLSITPTFSMYKWFTIRKGGEIIEVPLNKEDFSLNVPLFLSKFSKETKICFICSPNNPTGNQFKIDEILRIIEEFPGIVVIDEAYVEYADYSLIKMINKFENLIILRTFSKAFGLASIRLGYAISNPYIIEIINKFIPPFHLNSFTLAIALKALSRIETFKKYIKETIIEREFLINNLKEFKNIKTFDSKTNFVLIRINDNVDKIFEYLLRKGIIVRNLSYENLLSNCLRVTVGTREMNEKFVSTLKEVIK; translated from the coding sequence ATGAGATTTTCAGAAGAAGTTTTAAATATTCTTAAAAATTTGGAAAAATTAGATACATATCCTATTCCTTCTTTAAGTGAAATATCGAAAAAATACAATATACCCAAATCTGAAATAATTAGATTGAATGCTAATGAAAATTTCTTTATCCCAAAATCATTTTTAAGAGAAATTGCTATAGAAGCAATTAATGATATAAATTTAAATATCTATCCAGAAAATGAGCTTTATATTTCATTAAAGAATTCTATTAGTGATTATCTTCAATTAAAAAATGAATATATTGCTTTAGGTAATGGAAGTGATGATTTAATAAATTTGCTTATCCAAATATTTGTTAATAATAAATGTAAAGTTTTATCAATTACTCCAACTTTCTCGATGTATAAATGGTTTACTATTAGAAAGGGTGGGGAAATAATAGAAGTACCTTTAAATAAAGAAGATTTCTCTCTTAATGTTCCATTATTTTTATCAAAATTTTCAAAAGAAACAAAAATTTGCTTTATTTGTTCACCAAATAATCCAACTGGAAATCAATTTAAGATCGATGAAATTTTAAGGATTATAGAAGAATTTCCTGGAATTGTTGTTATAGATGAAGCATATGTAGAATATGCAGATTATTCATTAATTAAAATGATTAATAAATTTGAAAATTTAATTATTTTAAGAACTTTTTCAAAAGCTTTTGGATTAGCTTCTATTAGATTAGGATATGCTATTTCTAATCCATACATTATAGAAATTATTAATAAATTCATTCCACCATTTCATTTAAATTCATTCACTTTAGCAATCGCTCTTAAAGCACTATCACGTATTGAAACATTTAAAAAATACATTAAAGAAACTATTATAGAAAGGGAATTTTTAATAAATAATCTTAAAGAATTTAAGAATATTAAAACATTTGATTCAAAAACAAACTTTGTTTTAATTAGAATTAATGATAATGTTGATAAAATATTTGAATATCTTTTAAGAAAAGGGATTATTGTTAGAAATTTAAGTTATGAAAATTTGCTATCAAACTGCTTAAGAGTAACTGTTGGCACAAGAGAAATGAATGAAAAATTCGTATCAACTCTTAAAGAAGTGATTAAATGA